ACGATCAGGGCTTCTCGGGCGAATCCGAATTCACGGCTTCATCGTAAGCCTCCATCCAGGCGGTGCGCTCCTGGGAGCCTTCCGGATAGGGGCATTCGCTGACGGGCTTGCCGTAGAGGCGGGCATTACGACCCTGGATGAACGGGC
This window of the Methylobacterium tardum genome carries:
- a CDS encoding ribosome modulation factor, which codes for MTNAQATASDSPFIQGRNARLYGKPVSECPYPEGSQERTAWMEAYDEAVNSDSPEKP